DNA sequence from the Sneathiella sp. P13V-1 genome:
GGCCTGTAAAGATCAAGAGACCGGTTGCCATTAACATGGCGCCGGTCCCAACTTCCACCGCCCTGAAATACCTCCGAAATCCCTTCATAAAATTCATAAATGGATTAATCGCGAGAGCCGCGAGCAGGAAGGGTATACCTAATCCAAGGGCATAGACGGACAGCAGGCTTATACCAAAGCTCAAGGAACTATCACTCGCCGCAATCGCCAGAATGGTTCCCAGAATAGGGCCAATGCAAGGTGTCCAACCAAACCCAAATGCCAACCCAATGACATAAGCTCCCAACCAGCTTTGTGGCTTATCAACATTGTTGAAGCGAGCCTCGCGGTACAGAAGCGGAATACGGATAAGGCCAGTCATGTGGATGCCGAAAATCACGATGACAGCTCCGGCGATTTTGGAGAGAATATCCAGATGCTGAATGAGGAGTTTATTGATAAATGAGGCCCCTGCGCCAAGCAGAATAAATACTGTGGAAAAACCCAGCACAAATATCAGGGCCATCATAAACACCTTGGTTGGGTTTACGCGTTTACCTGTTGTACTTTCGTTGTCGCTTAATTCATCAAGACTGGTACCTGCTACCAGACATAGATAGGCTGGAACCAAGGGCAGTACACAAGGGCTAAGAAAACTGGCGATACCTCCGCCAACTGCTGCCAAGTAGGATATTTCTGAACCAGCCATAAATTTGTCCGCAAATTGATTTGATTGTGTTCACACATAAACCTTAAAGTGAGTACAATCCAGTAACAAGATTGTCGCAGCAATGTGAAGACTGAAAAGTGATGGAAAATAAAAACAAGAACGCATCAACGCGCAAGGTCATTGATACCCCAGCAAGTATCGTTGATAGGCTAGAGGGTCCTCAAGCTATCTCACAAGGTTGTTTTCCTTTGCCAACGATGTCCTCCAAGTCAGTCCTTGTAAAAGTGAAAGCAGCGGCTCTGAATTTTCCTGATCTTTTGATGACATATGGAAAGTATCAACATCGTCCCGAACTTCCTTTTGTCCCCGGCATGGAAGGGGCGGGAGACGTGATCGAAACCGGATCAGACGTAAAAAATGTCAAAGTTGGCGATCGGGTTATGTTTAAAGGCAAAACGGGTGCTTGTGCGCAACATGCAGTTGTAACTGAAGAGAATGTTACATTAGCCCCTGAGAGCTTAACCTGCGAACAGGCAGCCGCCTTTGCGGTGACGTTTCAAACGGCTTATGTGTCATTAGTCCGAAGGGGACGCCTTCAAAAAGGAGAAACAGTTCTTATTTCTGGCGCTGGAGGAGGGGTTGGGCAGGCTTCTGTTGCTGTTGCCAAAGCACTGGGTGCAACTGTCATCGCTGCGGCGAGCAGTACAGAGAAACTTAAGATCGCAGCGGAAAGCGGAGCGGATTTTTTAATCGACTATTCTCAATCGGATTGGAAAGAAAATATTCTGCGGTATACCAATGGTGCAGGTGCTGATCTGTTTCTGGATCCTGTTGGCGGACAGATATTAGAGACAGGGATTAAAGCTCTTAGGAGAGGCGGGCGCGTTCTTCTTGTCGGATTTGCTTCGGGCGCTTTCGGACAGGTAGATCTTCGGGACTTGAGGGATAGAGAGATCAATCTGATAGGAGTTAGAGCGGGTGAGTATGGTCGCCGCAACCCGGAGGCGGGTCGCTCCGCCTGGCTTGAACTGGTGAAGTTAACAGAAGAAGCAGAACTGAAACCTTACATTGGTCAAGTTTGGAAGGAGGATCAAGTGGCAGAAGCTTTAACGGCAATGGAGCAGCGCCAAGTGTCCGGAAAACAGATTGTCCTGATTTAGATTTGTTTGGTAAGTCCAAAAAAAAACTTCGCTAAGCAGTCATATAACTGCTCAAGCGAAGCCTTTTCAA
Encoded proteins:
- a CDS encoding cytochrome c biogenesis CcdA family protein; the encoded protein is MAGSEISYLAAVGGGIASFLSPCVLPLVPAYLCLVAGTSLDELSDNESTTGKRVNPTKVFMMALIFVLGFSTVFILLGAGASFINKLLIQHLDILSKIAGAVIVIFGIHMTGLIRIPLLYREARFNNVDKPQSWLGAYVIGLAFGFGWTPCIGPILGTILAIAASDSSLSFGISLLSVYALGLGIPFLLAALAINPFMNFMKGFRRYFRAVEVGTGAMLMATGLLIFTGQFQVLAYWFLEFFPGLANLG
- a CDS encoding NADPH:quinone oxidoreductase family protein is translated as MENKNKNASTRKVIDTPASIVDRLEGPQAISQGCFPLPTMSSKSVLVKVKAAALNFPDLLMTYGKYQHRPELPFVPGMEGAGDVIETGSDVKNVKVGDRVMFKGKTGACAQHAVVTEENVTLAPESLTCEQAAAFAVTFQTAYVSLVRRGRLQKGETVLISGAGGGVGQASVAVAKALGATVIAAASSTEKLKIAAESGADFLIDYSQSDWKENILRYTNGAGADLFLDPVGGQILETGIKALRRGGRVLLVGFASGAFGQVDLRDLRDREINLIGVRAGEYGRRNPEAGRSAWLELVKLTEEAELKPYIGQVWKEDQVAEALTAMEQRQVSGKQIVLI